One region of Eupeodes corollae chromosome 1, idEupCoro1.1, whole genome shotgun sequence genomic DNA includes:
- the LOC129942038 gene encoding uncharacterized protein LOC129942038 gives MSSSNIRVVNPSSSTSSHFSSSQLQEEQNNILLQDIHSTITELQFNLMEHHRNELNLRTTMNAQSEQLLDLRASLDVERSRNQRLAKLIRRVDSTTSCSSTDSGSEDSAGSMEYSRWRHSRSPIDAFESISPLLMQHRYQELSTSYKKGHRQLAKKDAKLRETQCEIEMLRAKYDNLMDEYKGVLKRVEQLCCKYLRLHANKNREILKLKEALDHATQCIMSDSNFDENDKEVLRQNLQYFIRSLKRSIHEEIYDTN, from the exons ATGTCATCGTCGAATATAAGGGTTGTCAATCCATCATCAAGCACTTCATCGCATTTCTCATCATCCCAACTtcaagaagaacaaaataatattctcCTGCAAGACATCCACTCAACCATAACCGAGCTTCAGTTCAACTTAATGGAACACCATCGTAACGAACTCAATCTACGAACAACAATGAATGCCCAAAGCGAACAGCTGCTTGATCTAAGGGCATCCTTGGACGTTGAACGTAGCCGCAATCAACGATTGGCCAAGCTTATTCGTCGAGTTGACTCGACGACCTCGTGTTCGTCAACTGATAGTGGGTCAGAGGATTCTGCCGGTTCAATGGAATACTCCCGTTGGCGTCACTCGAGATCGCCCATTGATGCTTTCGAGTCAATTAGTCCGCTTTTGATGCAACACAG ATATCAGGAGCTATCAACGTCGTATAAAAAAGGACATCGCCAACTGGCTAAGAAGGATGCCAAACTAAGGGAGACGCAATGTGAAATTGAGATGCTCCGAGCCAAGTACGACAATTTAATGGATGAATACAAGGGCGTCCTGAAACGTGTCGAGCAATTGTGCTGCAAGTATCTGCGGCTTCATGCGAACAAGAATCGAGAG ATTCTTAAGTTGAAGGAAGCACTTGACCATGCAACGCAATGTATAATGAGTGATTCTAACTTTGATGAGAATGACAAAGAAGTCCTGAGACAAAATCTACAGTATTTTATAAGATCGTTAAAAAGAAGCATACACGAGGAAATATACGATACGAATTAG